The Candidatus Omnitrophota bacterium genome includes the window ATTAAGGTTAACATTGGAGGTGTTGGGGTTAAGTATTATATGGATGAAATAGACAGCGTCGGAAAGGATAAAAGTTTATTTAAAAATAATTATTCAAAAAAAACACCTTCTGAAATTTATAATGAAAACGCAAGTGCTGTAGTAATGGTCGGCGCTAAAGGTTTTTTTGACACAGGGTTTAGTATTGGCGTCGGTTCAGTAATTAGTCAGGATGGCTTAGTTGTTACAAATTATCATGTATTAGGTGATTCTAATGATGTATCGATCGCCTTTGATAATGGTTCAATTTCTAAAGCAATATCTGTGGCAACTTTTGACCCAATACGTGATTTCTGCATTTTAAAAGTTAAAGGCAGTGATTTGCAGGGTGTTGAACTTGGAGATAGCGATAATCTTAAGAAGGGTGAAGCCTTAACCGTCATAACTATTGACAGTAATGATAAGCATAAAATAATGACAGGAAAGTATCTTTATCAACTAGTTGACTTAGGTAGTCGTTATTTAATGGCCGAAATTCCAACTGGCGAAGAAGGAAATAGCGGTTCACCAGTTTTTAATGAATGCGGAAAGGTTATCGGAATTTACACAAGAGGAGATCCGGAATCAAATTTAGCAAGTATTATACCTATAAATGACATAAAAGAATATTTAAATGTGGATAAAAATTTAACTATGCATGAATTTAAGAACCTTTCGGATCAAGCTGTAGTCCTATCAACTAAAGGAAAAGTTTTTATGTTGAGAGGGGAATACCAAAAGGCCTTGGATTATTTTTATCAGGCCTTAAGTATAAATCCAGAGTGTTCATTGGCAAGTTTGGTTCTTGCTCAAGTTTACATTAAAATGCATGAATTTTATAAAGCAGCTAATGAAATAAACAAAATTATACAAAGGTTTCCTGATGAAGTGCACCATTATATGACAATTGCTGAAATTTATAGAAAAAATTTTATGTGGGATGATTTTTTGATAGCCGTTAACAAAGCTATAGAAGTTGATCCTAGGTATAGTGATGCATATGCAGAGCTTAGTCTGTATTATTATATAGTGGGAAAGAGTATTGATAGGGCAATTGTTGAGGCTAAAAAGTGTATAAGTTTTAAACCAAGCAATTGCACCGCTCTTACTATTTTAATAGAAATTTATGGGCAAAAAAATGATTGCGTTTTAGTAAAAAAATACCGAAAACAAATGGAAGATTACGGGTGTGAGATTACTAAAGAAGAAACTATTCAGGCGATTCAGAGCTGTCGATAGGTATTTATTATGTGTGCCCCAATCGTGCCCATCTAAAGCGAAACCACAGGATAATAGACGAAAGCAGAAGATAACAGGTAGAATCATTTTTTTCCTAAAACTCACCGTCAACACTGCATAATCATTGATAAATAAAGAGTATTTAAATTACATCTAATAGAATCCCTGCTTTTTTGTTTTATATCTACCATCTACCCTATTCCAAAATTATTCCAAGTGTGGTACAATCTAACCGTTGCAATAGAATTAGAATATAATTTAAAAATGTTTAAGAGTATTGTTAAAGAGTTAAGGCATCATGCTCCGTTTACTTTTTTAGGAGCTTTCTTGGGAATCGTTTTTATGTTTTTATTTCGTAATATTTCTCAGGAAGCTTCACATGATCTTTTTTATGTTTTTCACCCCCTACATGTATTATTAAGTGCTTTAGCTACAGCTTCAATGTATAAATTACATACTTGCCCCAAAGGTAAAGGCCCTTGCAATTTACCACTTTTGCTTGTAGTTGGTTATTTCGGTGCCATTGGCGTTGCCACTTTCAGTGATTCATTAATGCCTTATTTTGGGGAATTTTTACTGAAAATGCCTTATCGAGAAATGCATATAGGTTTTGTTGAGAAATGGTGGTTAGTGTCAGCGGTAGCAATAGTCGGTGTTATTATCGCTTGTTTTAATCCTTCGACAAAGTTTCCTCATGCGGCCCATGTATTGATTAGTACTTGGGCATCTTTGTTCCATATTATGATGGCTTCTGGCGGGAGTATTAGCTGGGTGGTGTATATTGGGATATTTTTGTTTTTATTCCTTGCGGTGTGGCTTCCGTGTTGCATTAGTGATATCGTTTTCCCGCTTTTATTTGTAAAAAGAAAAACATAGCTCTTTCCCGTAAATAATTTCTATAATTAGTCAAGAAAAATCTTATAAATTTTGTAAATTTATAATTAAAAAAGTTTGCAAAGTTAGATTAATATTGTTAAAATATTCGATCTTACGGAATTTATAAATTATTTTTTTAAAAAAAAGGGGGCCACGATGAAAGATAGCTATCCATATTTCAGGGATCCGCGAGCTTTGGAAGAAATCAGAAAACATAAATGGATTGAAAGCCAAAAACAGAATCAGGAAGTCAGCTTTGCCACAGCTGCCTTAGATTGGATTAACAACTATGGTGCTCAGTGGAAAGAAATTCATGCTGACGAGAGTAAGGATAATCGTATTTTTATTGAACAGAGGAAGTATCGCCGGTTCAGGTTAACTCAGCTTATTAAATTGGTGAAAGATAATATTACTTTTTTAGCCGAAGGCATTAATATTAGTTTTTTTGGTTTGACTTGCCGGGCTAGAAAATTCTTACCGGTAGGTAGTGTGATGGATGTTTATGTGCCGATTGAGCAGAAAAGCGGAGAAAAGATTATCTGCAGAGGCACAGTAGAGAGGGCTATCCAAGTTAAATTGGAAAATTATGAGGTATTTTTAAAGTTTGGTCCAGATTGTCAGAGGCAGATAGAAAATTGCGAATATTTTAGGGGCCAAGCGGCGGCATAATAAAAAAAAGAAATTTCTTTTTTTTATTTTATTCGAAGCGGCATTTTACTTGTAAAGTAAACCCTGTCGTGTTAAAATTTACCATCATGAAAGGCATTCTTTATTGTCGAGATATTTCTTCAAATAAATCAAAATCGCTCTTCTTTCCCCACAAAACCACCACTAAATTACAAGATGTCTATGCTTCTGACTGTCCTTTGGTCATTTTTGACGAAAAATTTATCAAAAAAAGTAAAAAGTTAGATAATTCGCGCCTTAAAAGTAAGGTTTGTTTTGTGCATTTTACCCAAGAGCATAAGGATAATTTAAAAATAGTTAAACAGCTTGGTTTTTTTGATTACTTTAGTGATCAAGATTCAAAGAGTTTTGTTTCTTTCAAGTTTCTAAGGGCCGAGAAGCTAATTAAACTTAATCGAAAGGTGTATAGCCTAGAGAAACAAGTTAATAAAAAAGATGCTGAAATCGAAAACATCACTTTGATCGATCCGATAACCGGGTGTTATAACTGGCGGTATCTTTCAAACCGGATAACTCAGGAAATTAATCGAGCTCGTCGACATTTCTACAGCATTTCTTTTATTGCTGTCGATATTGATCATTTTACCAGGATCAATGAACTCTATGGCGTAAAAGTAGCCGATACGATTATTAAGGAATTTGTCGGTATTTTAGGCAAAGCATTGCGGACTGAGGACATTCTGGCCCGCTGGCGAGAGGATGAGTTTTTTATTATTGCGCCTCACTTAGAAGCCAAAGATAGCTATATGGTTGCTAAAAGAATAGGCGAGAAAATTAGCACACATAAGTTTAAATATCATAAAGTTGCGATATGTCTAAAGGCTAGTTTAGGCGTTACCACTTCTCCTGAAGATCATATCTTTAGTGTTCGCGATATTGTTAATACTTTGAATGGTTGTTTAGCTTCGGCTAAACGGAAGGGGGGCAACACGATTGTTTTATATTCTCAGGCAGATACTACCTTGGCGCCGGAAAAGCACAAGAAGGCTAATACGTCTGAATTACAGGGTAAAATAGACAAGATGAACAAGGTGATGAATCGAGATTTGCTTGATACTATTTATGGGTTTGCTAGGACAATCGAGGCAAAAGATTCTTACACCGGAAAACATGTAGAATATACTGCTGGTTTGGCCGAAGAAGTTGCAAAAGCCTTACGGTTATCAACCAAAGAAGTGGAAGATGTTAGGCATGCTGCGGTTTTGCATGATTTAGGAAAGATTGCTATCGATAAAAGCATTCTTTCTAAAGCAGGTAGCCTTAGTCCCGAAGAAAGGGAGTCGATTAGGACTCATCCGGCTATTGCTGCAGAGATTTTACGCGAGATACATGGTCTCAGAGGGGCTATCCCGGCGATTCTTTATCATCATGAGCGTTATGATGGAAAGGGCTATCCTTTGGGGTTAAAGGGCGATGATATACCTTTAAATGCTCGGATAGTTGCCGTTGCTGATGTCTATCAGGCGCTTATCTCTGATCGGCCGTATCGTAAAGCTTATGTTAAGAAAAAGGCTTTAGAGATTATTAAATCAGAGGCTGGCAAACAGTTTGATCCTAAAATAGTAAGAATGTTTTTACGAATTATCAAGAGGATCGATGCGCAAGAAAGATGAAGCCTACATGTATGAAGCTCTCAAACAGGCTCACTATGCATTTGATGAAGATGAGGTGCCGGTGGGGGCAGTTATTGTTTGTAACGATAGAATAATCGCTAGAAGCTACAACCAGGTCGAAAAATTAAAAGATCCTACCGCTCATGCTGAGATGATTGCTATTACTCAAGCGGCAAGTTTTTTAAAATCAAAGTGGCTTAAAAAATGTTCTTTGTATGTTACGATAGAGCCGTGTTCGATGTGTGCCGGAGCCTTAGTCTTAAGTCGCATCGATAAGGTTGTTTTTGGCGCAAAAGATCCAAAGACTGGAGCTTTCGGGTCAAAGCTAGATGTAAATGCCTTAAGTCTTAATCATAAGTTAAAAGTTAAAAATGGTATTTTGGAGAATGAATGTGCCATGATTTTACAGGATTTTTTTAAAATTAAGAGGGAGACAAAATGAGTATGAAGAGCCTTAGGGTAATTTTTATTACTATCGTAGTTTTTGTTTTTTCTTTAGAATATGCTCAAGCTCGTAACCGTCAGGGTGGCGGTAGCTCATCAGGCTCAGGTTATACTCCAAGAACTCGCACCAAGGTGAGTTCTCAGTCGTCACAAAAGAATAGCAATAAAGATAAGAGCAAAAGTGTTAATAAAGAAGAGGGGAGTGAATCTTTGAAGTGGGGAAAGTCAGATGATTCGATAAAGGTAAAGTCAAATCCTCAGCAGAAGGAAAATATACTAAAGCTTAAAGAAGATGCAAAAGCGATTAAAGATAAATCAAATATAACCCAAGATCAGAAGGATAAAATAAAGTCTGATTTTTCAGCTATTATGGATGGCGCACAAAAACCCAGCGAGGAATCAGTTAATAATCTGGTTGGTGATCTTACCAGGGCAGCAGAAGACGGTAAGCTAGGCCCAAAGGAGGCTATGAAAATTTCTGAAAGTGTTTCTGGGGTTTTAGAGAGTGCAAATATATCTGAAGAAGAAGTTTGGGCGCTTAAAAAAGATGTTGAGGCTGTTGCTGAGGCCTCTAACCTTAATCAGCAAGACACAGACTTAATAATAGCTGACGTTGAGGCTATCATTGATACAGCTAGAGCTAATAGTAAGTAGTAAGTGTATGAGGTACCCTATGAAAAAATCATTTACCCTAATCGAACTAATTGTAGTTATTGCAATCATTGCCA containing:
- a CDS encoding diguanylate cyclase, with protein sequence MLKFTIMKGILYCRDISSNKSKSLFFPHKTTTKLQDVYASDCPLVIFDEKFIKKSKKLDNSRLKSKVCFVHFTQEHKDNLKIVKQLGFFDYFSDQDSKSFVSFKFLRAEKLIKLNRKVYSLEKQVNKKDAEIENITLIDPITGCYNWRYLSNRITQEINRARRHFYSISFIAVDIDHFTRINELYGVKVADTIIKEFVGILGKALRTEDILARWREDEFFIIAPHLEAKDSYMVAKRIGEKISTHKFKYHKVAICLKASLGVTTSPEDHIFSVRDIVNTLNGCLASAKRKGGNTIVLYSQADTTLAPEKHKKANTSELQGKIDKMNKVMNRDLLDTIYGFARTIEAKDSYTGKHVEYTAGLAEEVAKALRLSTKEVEDVRHAAVLHDLGKIAIDKSILSKAGSLSPEERESIRTHPAIAAEILREIHGLRGAIPAILYHHERYDGKGYPLGLKGDDIPLNARIVAVADVYQALISDRPYRKAYVKKKALEIIKSEAGKQFDPKIVRMFLRIIKRIDAQER
- a CDS encoding trypsin-like peptidase domain-containing protein, translating into MRKVLFLLALLLVFSQLAYSEIITLKNGKTIDAPILERAEEYIKVNIGGVGVKYYMDEIDSVGKDKSLFKNNYSKKTPSEIYNENASAVVMVGAKGFFDTGFSIGVGSVISQDGLVVTNYHVLGDSNDVSIAFDNGSISKAISVATFDPIRDFCILKVKGSDLQGVELGDSDNLKKGEALTVITIDSNDKHKIMTGKYLYQLVDLGSRYLMAEIPTGEEGNSGSPVFNECGKVIGIYTRGDPESNLASIIPINDIKEYLNVDKNLTMHEFKNLSDQAVVLSTKGKVFMLRGEYQKALDYFYQALSINPECSLASLVLAQVYIKMHEFYKAANEINKIIQRFPDEVHHYMTIAEIYRKNFMWDDFLIAVNKAIEVDPRYSDAYAELSLYYYIVGKSIDRAIVEAKKCISFKPSNCTALTILIEIYGQKNDCVLVKKYRKQMEDYGCEITKEETIQAIQSCR
- the tadA gene encoding tRNA adenosine(34) deaminase TadA encodes the protein MRKKDEAYMYEALKQAHYAFDEDEVPVGAVIVCNDRIIARSYNQVEKLKDPTAHAEMIAITQAASFLKSKWLKKCSLYVTIEPCSMCAGALVLSRIDKVVFGAKDPKTGAFGSKLDVNALSLNHKLKVKNGILENECAMILQDFFKIKRETK